From the genome of Pelobacter propionicus DSM 2379, one region includes:
- a CDS encoding ABC transporter ATP-binding protein yields MLVVDTLHFSIDGKKILDGISACFEPRKIHGIIGPNGSGKSTLLKNICRLWEPQSGAIVLNGKNLAKMPRKELSTLVTLVPQNTTIGFPVSVFDIVAMGRNPHLGRFEGVGPRDREIIERALWQTNIHALKDRNINELSGGEGQLAIIARAIATEAPLILLDEPTSELDVKHTLEIVKLLCELKDQGKTILVTIHDLNLARKLCDTITILCAGKLFFSGAPEDAFSEENISQVFQVRVREYKHDGTTFLDFRS; encoded by the coding sequence ATGCTTGTCGTTGACACACTTCATTTTTCCATTGATGGCAAAAAGATTCTGGATGGCATATCCGCATGTTTCGAGCCGCGCAAGATTCATGGGATCATCGGTCCGAACGGATCCGGCAAATCCACCCTGTTGAAGAATATCTGCAGGCTCTGGGAGCCGCAGTCCGGGGCTATCGTTCTCAACGGCAAAAATCTGGCCAAGATGCCTCGGAAAGAACTGAGCACGCTGGTTACCCTGGTTCCGCAGAACACGACCATCGGTTTTCCCGTATCGGTGTTCGACATCGTAGCCATGGGGCGAAACCCGCATCTGGGAAGGTTCGAGGGGGTAGGGCCGAGGGACCGGGAAATTATCGAGCGGGCGCTATGGCAGACCAATATCCATGCCCTGAAGGATAGAAACATCAACGAATTGTCCGGCGGAGAGGGGCAACTGGCGATAATCGCCCGGGCTATCGCGACCGAGGCGCCTCTGATACTGCTGGATGAGCCGACCTCGGAACTTGACGTCAAGCACACGCTGGAGATCGTCAAGCTGTTATGCGAACTCAAGGATCAGGGCAAAACCATACTGGTGACCATCCATGACCTGAATCTGGCCAGAAAGTTGTGTGATACAATTACGATATTGTGCGCCGGGAAGTTGTTTTTCTCGGGCGCTCCGGAGGACGCCTTTTCCGAGGAAAACATCAGCCAGGTTTTTCAGGTGAGGGTGAGGGAGTACAAACACGATGGCACGACCTTCCTTGATTTCCGTTCCTAA
- a CDS encoding ABC transporter substrate-binding protein, translated as MKTDTFRQETKSFEIQKKPLRIIPHAVGVAEILWAICPRERLIAFNDLTADPDSSFIADKARQQGPIFRSKQTELVIGYRPDLVFTVFYSGADFKEKLSQAQIPSFELGHFGSIESVQRQILLIGDVIGEEGNARALVNLMNERIRDLKARTPHRDHPIRVLYYDEGGYVPGRFSNFNSICDMIGAVNVGTEQGIASWSRIDYETLLKWNPDVIIVPDRSKLKELLVSNRLLSHARAIRSNSVYDVPGVYLRASSQYMLLSADLIAGIIYRQPR; from the coding sequence TTGAAGACGGATACGTTCCGGCAGGAGACAAAAAGCTTTGAGATTCAGAAGAAGCCGCTGCGCATAATACCCCATGCGGTGGGCGTCGCCGAGATCTTGTGGGCAATCTGCCCGCGCGAGCGCTTGATTGCCTTTAATGATCTTACCGCTGATCCGGACTCGAGCTTTATAGCCGACAAGGCACGGCAGCAGGGCCCAATCTTCAGATCAAAACAGACGGAACTGGTGATCGGCTACCGCCCGGATCTGGTCTTTACGGTGTTTTATTCCGGTGCTGATTTCAAGGAAAAGCTCAGCCAGGCACAGATTCCCAGCTTTGAACTCGGGCATTTCGGGTCGATCGAGTCGGTACAGCGGCAGATTCTGCTCATAGGAGACGTCATCGGTGAGGAGGGCAATGCCCGTGCTCTGGTGAATCTCATGAATGAGAGGATCCGGGACCTTAAGGCCCGGACCCCCCACAGAGATCACCCGATCCGCGTTCTGTATTATGACGAGGGGGGCTATGTTCCCGGCAGATTTTCAAATTTCAACTCGATCTGCGACATGATCGGTGCCGTCAATGTGGGGACTGAGCAGGGCATTGCATCCTGGTCGCGGATCGACTACGAAACCCTGCTCAAGTGGAACCCGGACGTCATTATCGTTCCCGATCGCAGCAAGCTGAAGGAACTGCTTGTGTCGAATCGTCTGCTGTCCCACGCCAGGGCCATACGGAGCAACTCCGTGTATGACGTCCCCGGCGTGTATCTGCGGGCTTCATCCCAATACATGCTTCTCAGCGCCGATCTGATCGCGGGGATCATCTACCGGCAGCCCCGCTAA